From Solwaraspora sp. WMMD1047, the proteins below share one genomic window:
- a CDS encoding MerR family transcriptional regulator, whose translation MAPAAGHDSGPEQPAAGRLMQIGEAAERVGLSIRTIRHYEEAGLIVPSARSEGGFRLYTEPDLDRLAVVRRMKPLGFTLDEMRDLLAVLDALDTATGADRAELLGRLGRFHAAATTRVTALRDQLAMAESFATTLRDKLDHHGSAAG comes from the coding sequence ATGGCCCCTGCCGCCGGTCACGACAGCGGGCCGGAGCAACCCGCCGCCGGCCGTCTCATGCAGATCGGCGAAGCCGCCGAACGGGTCGGGCTCAGCATCCGCACCATCCGCCACTACGAGGAAGCCGGCCTGATCGTCCCGTCCGCGCGCAGCGAGGGCGGCTTCCGCCTCTACACCGAACCCGACCTCGACCGCCTCGCCGTCGTCAGGCGCATGAAACCGCTCGGCTTCACCCTCGACGAGATGCGCGACCTCCTCGCCGTCCTCGACGCCCTCGACACCGCCACCGGTGCCGACCGCGCCGAGCTTCTCGGTCGGCTCGGCAGGTTCCATGCCGCCGCCACGACCCGGGTCACCGCCCTACGTGACCAACTCGCGATGGCCGAGAGCTTCGCCACCACTCTCCGCGACAAACTCGACCACCACGGCAGCGCTGCGGGCTGA
- a CDS encoding SDR family oxidoreductase: MTGRLAGRTAMITGSDSGIGQATAIEFGREGADVVVHYLKDHAGANHTKAEIEKVGQRAVVVQGDISVEHQVEAMFDEALAQFGRLDILMNDAGVDASGIPVADLDTETWDRAIRTNLYGMFFCCRRFIRHRRDQGGHGKIINITSIHQEVARAGGSDYDASKGGMLELAKSIALEVAPMHMNVNNIGPGMVLTPFNQRAIDDPQYLAEQVQSIPWKRAAQPAEIAKLAVFLASDDADYVTGSTYFMDGGLMQNQGQGA, translated from the coding sequence ATGACCGGACGGCTGGCGGGCAGGACCGCGATGATCACCGGCTCGGATTCGGGCATCGGTCAGGCCACCGCGATCGAGTTCGGCCGGGAGGGCGCCGACGTGGTGGTGCACTACCTGAAGGACCATGCCGGGGCGAACCACACGAAGGCCGAGATCGAGAAGGTCGGCCAGCGGGCGGTCGTGGTGCAGGGCGACATCAGCGTCGAGCACCAGGTCGAGGCGATGTTCGACGAGGCCCTGGCGCAGTTCGGGCGGCTGGACATCCTGATGAACGACGCGGGGGTGGACGCCTCCGGCATCCCGGTCGCCGACCTGGACACCGAGACCTGGGACCGGGCCATCCGCACCAACCTGTACGGGATGTTCTTCTGCTGCCGGCGCTTCATCCGGCACCGCCGCGACCAGGGCGGACACGGGAAAATCATCAACATCACCTCGATCCACCAGGAGGTGGCCCGGGCCGGCGGCTCCGACTACGACGCCAGCAAGGGCGGCATGCTGGAGCTGGCCAAGAGCATCGCTTTGGAGGTGGCCCCGATGCACATGAACGTCAACAACATCGGGCCCGGCATGGTGCTCACGCCGTTCAACCAGCGGGCGATCGACGACCCGCAGTACCTGGCGGAGCAGGTGCAGTCGATCCCGTGGAAGCGGGCCGCGCAGCCGGCGGAGATCGCCAAACTCGCCGTCTTCCTGGCCAGCGACGACGCCGACTATGTCACCGGGTCGACGTACTTCATGGACGGTGGCCTCATGCAGAACCAGGGACAGGGCGCGTAG
- a CDS encoding SulP family inorganic anion transporter, whose amino-acid sequence MSSVLSAVNRPRPSRPSWLSPKVFRTEVLAGLVVALALIPEAISFSILAGVDPRVGLFASFTMAVAIAICGGRPAMISAATGAIALVVAPLAKEHGLDYLIAAVILGGVIQVLLAVLGVAKLMRFIPRSVMVGFVNALAILIFTAQVPHLLGVPWLVYPLVAVALAIMVGLPRLTRAVPAPLVAIVLLTVITVFASVAVPTVGDEGALPDSLPTLGLPQIPWTTGTLTLIAPYALGIALVGLMESLMTAKLVDDITDTPSSKTRESWGQGVANIVTGFFGGMGGCAMIGQTMINVKASGARTRLSTFLAGVFLLVLVVALGDVVAVIPMAALVAVMIIVAVSTFDWHSVAPATLKRMPYGETIVMVATVGTTLATHNLAVGVVAGVLTAMVIFARRVAHLVEVTSVLDPDGGTRIYSVHGELFFASSNDLVGQFDYANDPDNVVIDMTHAHVWDASSVAALDAITTKYASRGKTVEIIELNRPSARIHDTLAGRLGVGH is encoded by the coding sequence ATGTCTTCTGTGCTGTCCGCGGTCAACCGGCCGCGTCCGTCCCGTCCGTCCTGGCTCTCGCCGAAGGTATTCCGCACCGAGGTCCTGGCTGGCCTGGTCGTCGCGCTGGCGTTGATCCCGGAGGCGATCTCCTTCTCCATCCTGGCCGGGGTCGACCCGCGAGTGGGGCTGTTCGCCTCGTTCACCATGGCAGTCGCGATCGCGATCTGCGGCGGCCGGCCGGCGATGATCTCCGCCGCGACCGGCGCGATCGCCCTGGTGGTGGCGCCGCTGGCGAAGGAGCACGGGCTGGACTACCTGATCGCGGCGGTGATCCTCGGCGGCGTGATCCAGGTGCTGCTGGCGGTGCTCGGGGTCGCGAAGCTCATGCGGTTCATCCCGCGCAGCGTCATGGTCGGCTTCGTCAACGCCCTCGCGATCCTGATCTTCACCGCGCAGGTACCCCACCTGCTCGGCGTACCGTGGCTGGTCTACCCCCTCGTCGCCGTCGCCTTGGCGATCATGGTCGGCCTGCCCCGGCTCACCCGCGCCGTCCCGGCACCCCTTGTCGCCATCGTACTGCTGACCGTGATCACCGTCTTCGCGAGCGTGGCGGTGCCGACCGTCGGCGACGAAGGGGCACTTCCGGACAGCCTGCCCACCCTCGGCCTGCCGCAGATCCCCTGGACCACGGGCACCCTCACCCTGATCGCTCCCTATGCCCTGGGGATCGCGCTGGTCGGGCTGATGGAGTCGCTGATGACCGCCAAGCTGGTCGACGACATCACCGACACCCCGTCCAGCAAGACCCGCGAGTCCTGGGGCCAGGGTGTCGCCAACATCGTCACCGGCTTCTTCGGCGGCATGGGCGGCTGCGCGATGATCGGTCAGACGATGATCAACGTGAAGGCGTCCGGTGCCCGCACCCGGTTGTCGACGTTCCTGGCCGGCGTGTTCCTGCTGGTCCTGGTCGTGGCGCTCGGTGACGTGGTCGCGGTGATCCCGATGGCCGCCCTGGTCGCCGTGATGATCATCGTGGCGGTGTCGACGTTCGACTGGCACTCTGTCGCCCCGGCCACCCTCAAGCGGATGCCGTACGGCGAGACGATCGTCATGGTGGCCACCGTCGGCACCACCCTGGCCACCCACAACCTGGCTGTCGGCGTCGTCGCCGGCGTGCTCACCGCCATGGTCATCTTCGCCCGGCGGGTCGCCCACCTGGTTGAGGTCACCAGCGTCCTCGACCCTGACGGCGGCACCCGCATCTACTCCGTACACGGGGAACTGTTCTTCGCCTCCAGCAACGACCTCGTCGGCCAGTTCGACTACGCGAACGACCCCGACAACGTGGTGATCGACATGACCCACGCCCACGTCTGGGACGCCTCCTCCGTGGCCGCTCTCGACGCCATCACCACCAAGTACGCCAGCCGCGGCAAGACCGTCGAGATCATCGAGCTGAACAGGCCCAGCGCCCGCATCCACGACACCCTCGCCGGTCGACTCGGCGTCGGCCACTGA